A window of Acinonyx jubatus isolate Ajub_Pintada_27869175 chromosome E4, VMU_Ajub_asm_v1.0, whole genome shotgun sequence contains these coding sequences:
- the CNIH3 gene encoding protein cornichon homolog 3 isoform X3, with amino-acid sequence MFLCAQEWLTLGLNVPLLFYHFWRYFHCPADSSELAYDPPAVMNADTLSYCQKEAWCKLAFYLLSFFYYLYWAPSTARPFGPSLVAPSPHVSIRGTRTETLHGSHAPRRGTLGHYMRVLTILLMVCNLVLIRCGNRNKVVAVKTVLFSRVRDEYSQHMLQGRSLVLTLCPCTHPRLHLSLPGTWACSFPNWALGRAVRMSGRAVQAGRAGPPQPRGLGRGLRPPWVLDEAPSAFPGLRSRCPCAREPCRVTGHEAEPPGSPPRGQVLSAPVKLLGAQECLRVLNLTPWTPRDARTFLLPSWPSARLVRAG; translated from the exons ATGTTCCTGTGTGCGCAGGAGTGGCTCACCCTGGGGCTGAACGTCCCCCTGCTTTTCTATCACTTCTGGAG GTACTTTCACTGTCCGGCAGACAGTTCCGAGCTGGCCTACGACCCGCCCGCGGTCATGAACGCAGACACCCTGAGTTACTGTCAGAAGGAGGCCTGGTGCAAGCTGGCGTTCTACCTGCTGTCCTTCTTCTATTACCTCTACTG GGCTCCCTCCACAGCTCGGCCATTCGGGCCCAGCCTTGTGGCCCCTAGTCCACATGTAAGCATCCGGGGAACCAGAACGGAGACTCTGCATGGCAGTCACGCTCCCAGAAGGGGCACCCTGGGTCATTACATGCGCGTGCTCACAATTCTCCTGATGGTCTGTAACCTCGTGCTAATCAG GTGTGGGAATCGCAATAAAGTTGTCGCTGTTAAGACAGTTTTGTTCTCCCGCGTAAGAGATGAGTACAGCCAGCACATGCTTCAAGGACGATCACTCGTGCTCACGCTGTGTCCCTGCACACACCCTCGTCTCCACCTTTCCCTTCCTGGGACGTGGGCTTGCTCCTTTCCAAACTGGGCGCTGGGGAGAGCAGTCCGGATGTCAGGGCGGGCTGTGCAAGCTGGACGTGCCGGGCCACCCCAGCCCCGAGGCTTGGGCAGAGGGCTGCGGCCACCCTGGGTGCTGGACGAGGCCCCCTCGGCGTTCCCTGGATTGCGTTCCCGCTGTCCCTGTGCCCGGGAGCCGTGCAGGGTGACAGGCCACGAAGCAGAGCCTCCCGGGTCTCCCCCACGTGGCCAAGTCCTATCTGCTCCCGTTAAGCTCCTGGGTGCCCAGGAGTGTCTTCGTGTGCTGAACTTGACCCCTTGGACACCACGTGATGCCCGCACGTTCCTCCTTCCCAGCTGGCCGAGTGCTAGGCTTGTGCGAGCCGGTTGA